In one Grus americana isolate bGruAme1 chromosome 1, bGruAme1.mat, whole genome shotgun sequence genomic region, the following are encoded:
- the IL17REL gene encoding putative interleukin-17 receptor E-like isoform X1, with protein MISIHVQILLIILFWNSDCQIIPRIEECGLSCSQGIHCKSKPSSGIFNSFCHDAPASLSSMVLKSMKISTVMKCIQGSPCSLHLNIKGTLSLDENIRGLEICSLSLDTQQSQCTSVRFARKKSKMPNGKKVQVQFNCIEVNVAQHIYVTMKTVPNYCEVKLSQEYYVEDCRNSDVGKYIPACLAGKFDYNVDRARKIISVNVSHFLRDQDYYVRLCHKWFTCEDVGAFAVIKGKESLKSVSLKYSQLLPCLCIEGWLAIPDARRIQLCPFENDTKALWDNIVYNPATQTLAWEPACPVLVMVNLCRLMKSNNHCEDIQNTSKNSPEKQVKYSRVDTHPRLCMKFTTKQGSWVKCPFAHGEFPAWKMRTAAVAEQIQVFFTSQMKAQFSVLVCNRTQLASCESVGMHHSASVGGSVSIAMSREMCGSTICIQGWRTDVDYSVPLEICDIHCGFRGQTYGDGNPAKAMTHRMKSVHSLH; from the exons ATGATAAGTATTCACGTGCAGATTCTTCTAATAATTCTTTTTTGGAATTCTGATTGTCAGATTATTCCCAGGATTGAAGAATGTGGACTTTCATGTTCTCAG gGGATTCATTGTAAAAGCAAACCTTCCA GTGGCATTTTTAACAGCTTCTGCCATGATGCTCCTGCATCTTTATCTTCTATGGTACTGAAAAGCATGAAGATCTCAACAGTGATGAAATGCATCCAAGGAAGCCCATGCTCTCTTCATTTAAACATTAAAGGAACTCTGAGTCTGGATG aaaatatccGTGGGCTGGAAATATGTTCTCTTTCACTGGACACACAGCAATCTCAGTGCACAAGTGTGAgatttgctaggaaaaaaagcaagatgccTAATGGAAAGAAG gTACAGGTACAATTCAATTGCATTGAAGTCAATGTAGCACAACACATCTATGTGACCATGAAAACAGTACCAAATTACTGTGAAGTCAAGCTGAGTCAGGAATACTATGTTGAAG ATTGCAGGAACAGTGATGTGGGAAAATATATTCCAGCTTGTCTGG ctggaaagTTTGATTATAATGTAGACAGGGCAAGAAAAATTATATCAGTGAATGTATCCCACTTTCTTCGAGATCAAGATTATTACGTTCGCCTGTGCCACAAATGGTTTACCTGTGAAGATGTAGGGGCATTTGCTGTG ataaaAGGGAAGGAATCTTTAAAATCGGTTTCTCTGAAATATTCTCAGCTACTTCCTTGTCTTTGCATTGAG GGTTGGCTGGCAATTCCAGATGCAAGGAGGATACAACTTTGCCCGTTTGAAAATG ATACGAAGGCGCTATGGGATAATATTGTTTACAACCCAGCAACACAAACCCTAGCTTGGGAGCCAGCCTGTCCTGTGCTTGTCATGGTTAACCTATGCAGGTTAATGAAGTCTAACAACCACTGTGAAGATatacaaaacacttcaaaaaattCACCTGAGAAA CAGGTTAAATATTCTCGTGTGGACACTCACCCGAGACTTTGCATGAAG tttaCAACCAAGCAAGGCTCTTGGGTTAAATGTCCATTTGCTCATGGAGAATTTCCag CTTGGAAAATGAGAACTGCTGCAGTTGCAGAACAAATACAAGTTTTCTTCACATCCCAAATGAAGGCACAGTTCTCAGTGCTTGTGTGTAACAGGACGCAGCTGGCCTCATGTGAATCTGTTGGGATGCACCATTCAGCCTCTGTG gGAGGTTCTGTATCAATCGCTATGTCACGGGAAATGTGTGGGTCAACAATTTGCATTCAG ggcTGGAGGACAGATGTAGATTATTCAGTTCCACTTGAGATCTGTGATATCCACTGTG
- the IL17REL gene encoding putative interleukin-17 receptor E-like isoform X2, whose product MISIHVQILLIILFWNSDCQIIPRIEECGLSCSQGIHCKSKPSSGIFNSFCHDAPASLSSMVLKSMKISTVMKCIQGSPCSLHLNIKGTLSLDENIRGLEICSLSLDTQQSQCTSVRFARKKSKMPNGKKVQVQFNCIEVNVAQHIYVTMKTVPNYCEVKLSQEYYVEDCRNSDVGKYIPACLAGKFDYNVDRARKIISVNVSHFLRDQDYYVRLCHKWFTCEDVGAFAVIKGKESLKSVSLKYSQLLPCLCIEGWLAIPDARRIQLCPFENDTKALWDNIVYNPATQTLAWEPACPVLVMVNLCRLMKSNNHCEDIQNTSKNSPEKVKYSRVDTHPRLCMKFTTKQGSWVKCPFAHGEFPAWKMRTAAVAEQIQVFFTSQMKAQFSVLVCNRTQLASCESVGMHHSASVGGSVSIAMSREMCGSTICIQGWRTDVDYSVPLEICDIHCGFRGQTYGDGNPAKAMTHRMKSVHSLH is encoded by the exons ATGATAAGTATTCACGTGCAGATTCTTCTAATAATTCTTTTTTGGAATTCTGATTGTCAGATTATTCCCAGGATTGAAGAATGTGGACTTTCATGTTCTCAG gGGATTCATTGTAAAAGCAAACCTTCCA GTGGCATTTTTAACAGCTTCTGCCATGATGCTCCTGCATCTTTATCTTCTATGGTACTGAAAAGCATGAAGATCTCAACAGTGATGAAATGCATCCAAGGAAGCCCATGCTCTCTTCATTTAAACATTAAAGGAACTCTGAGTCTGGATG aaaatatccGTGGGCTGGAAATATGTTCTCTTTCACTGGACACACAGCAATCTCAGTGCACAAGTGTGAgatttgctaggaaaaaaagcaagatgccTAATGGAAAGAAG gTACAGGTACAATTCAATTGCATTGAAGTCAATGTAGCACAACACATCTATGTGACCATGAAAACAGTACCAAATTACTGTGAAGTCAAGCTGAGTCAGGAATACTATGTTGAAG ATTGCAGGAACAGTGATGTGGGAAAATATATTCCAGCTTGTCTGG ctggaaagTTTGATTATAATGTAGACAGGGCAAGAAAAATTATATCAGTGAATGTATCCCACTTTCTTCGAGATCAAGATTATTACGTTCGCCTGTGCCACAAATGGTTTACCTGTGAAGATGTAGGGGCATTTGCTGTG ataaaAGGGAAGGAATCTTTAAAATCGGTTTCTCTGAAATATTCTCAGCTACTTCCTTGTCTTTGCATTGAG GGTTGGCTGGCAATTCCAGATGCAAGGAGGATACAACTTTGCCCGTTTGAAAATG ATACGAAGGCGCTATGGGATAATATTGTTTACAACCCAGCAACACAAACCCTAGCTTGGGAGCCAGCCTGTCCTGTGCTTGTCATGGTTAACCTATGCAGGTTAATGAAGTCTAACAACCACTGTGAAGATatacaaaacacttcaaaaaattCACCTGAGAAA GTTAAATATTCTCGTGTGGACACTCACCCGAGACTTTGCATGAAG tttaCAACCAAGCAAGGCTCTTGGGTTAAATGTCCATTTGCTCATGGAGAATTTCCag CTTGGAAAATGAGAACTGCTGCAGTTGCAGAACAAATACAAGTTTTCTTCACATCCCAAATGAAGGCACAGTTCTCAGTGCTTGTGTGTAACAGGACGCAGCTGGCCTCATGTGAATCTGTTGGGATGCACCATTCAGCCTCTGTG gGAGGTTCTGTATCAATCGCTATGTCACGGGAAATGTGTGGGTCAACAATTTGCATTCAG ggcTGGAGGACAGATGTAGATTATTCAGTTCCACTTGAGATCTGTGATATCCACTGTG
- the IL17REL gene encoding putative interleukin-17 receptor E-like isoform X3, translating into MISIHVQILLIILFWNSDCQIIPRIEECGLSCSQGIHCKSKPSSGIFNSFCHDAPASLSSMVLKSMKISTVMKCIQGSPCSLHLNIKGTLSLDENIRGLEICSLSLDTQQSQCTSVRFARKKSKMPNGKKVQVQFNCIEVNVAQHIYVTMKTVPNYCEVKLSQEYYVEDCRNSDVGKYIPACLAGKFDYNVDRARKIISVNVSHFLRDQDYYVRLCHKWFTCEDVGAFAVIKGKESLKSVSLKYSQLLPCLCIEGWLAIPDARRIQLCPFENDTKALWDNIVYNPATQTLAWEPACPVLVMVNLCRLMKSNNHCEDIQNTSKNSPEKQVKYSRVDTHPRLCMKFTTKQGSWVKCPFAHGEFPAWKMRTAAVAEQIQVFFTSQMKAQFSVLVCNRTQLASCESVGMHHSASVGGSVSIAMSREMCGSTICIQVFVVRHTVMETQQRP; encoded by the exons ATGATAAGTATTCACGTGCAGATTCTTCTAATAATTCTTTTTTGGAATTCTGATTGTCAGATTATTCCCAGGATTGAAGAATGTGGACTTTCATGTTCTCAG gGGATTCATTGTAAAAGCAAACCTTCCA GTGGCATTTTTAACAGCTTCTGCCATGATGCTCCTGCATCTTTATCTTCTATGGTACTGAAAAGCATGAAGATCTCAACAGTGATGAAATGCATCCAAGGAAGCCCATGCTCTCTTCATTTAAACATTAAAGGAACTCTGAGTCTGGATG aaaatatccGTGGGCTGGAAATATGTTCTCTTTCACTGGACACACAGCAATCTCAGTGCACAAGTGTGAgatttgctaggaaaaaaagcaagatgccTAATGGAAAGAAG gTACAGGTACAATTCAATTGCATTGAAGTCAATGTAGCACAACACATCTATGTGACCATGAAAACAGTACCAAATTACTGTGAAGTCAAGCTGAGTCAGGAATACTATGTTGAAG ATTGCAGGAACAGTGATGTGGGAAAATATATTCCAGCTTGTCTGG ctggaaagTTTGATTATAATGTAGACAGGGCAAGAAAAATTATATCAGTGAATGTATCCCACTTTCTTCGAGATCAAGATTATTACGTTCGCCTGTGCCACAAATGGTTTACCTGTGAAGATGTAGGGGCATTTGCTGTG ataaaAGGGAAGGAATCTTTAAAATCGGTTTCTCTGAAATATTCTCAGCTACTTCCTTGTCTTTGCATTGAG GGTTGGCTGGCAATTCCAGATGCAAGGAGGATACAACTTTGCCCGTTTGAAAATG ATACGAAGGCGCTATGGGATAATATTGTTTACAACCCAGCAACACAAACCCTAGCTTGGGAGCCAGCCTGTCCTGTGCTTGTCATGGTTAACCTATGCAGGTTAATGAAGTCTAACAACCACTGTGAAGATatacaaaacacttcaaaaaattCACCTGAGAAA CAGGTTAAATATTCTCGTGTGGACACTCACCCGAGACTTTGCATGAAG tttaCAACCAAGCAAGGCTCTTGGGTTAAATGTCCATTTGCTCATGGAGAATTTCCag CTTGGAAAATGAGAACTGCTGCAGTTGCAGAACAAATACAAGTTTTCTTCACATCCCAAATGAAGGCACAGTTCTCAGTGCTTGTGTGTAACAGGACGCAGCTGGCCTCATGTGAATCTGTTGGGATGCACCATTCAGCCTCTGTG gGAGGTTCTGTATCAATCGCTATGTCACGGGAAATGTGTGGGTCAACAATTTGCATTCAG